The following coding sequences lie in one Arachis hypogaea cultivar Tifrunner chromosome 4, arahy.Tifrunner.gnm2.J5K5, whole genome shotgun sequence genomic window:
- the LOC112796439 gene encoding probable protein phosphatase 2C 40 → MLGPETELKISFGYQCNGIADISCKSINGYKILPYFPRTSSFSCLSGAAVSANATLANTNICNGVIGEEILPSLDSPKSFRKIPSSPSLSKLDILSSSLHGSFSNLSCSPSTQSDMFDYDACMVSAPCKSEGFLNAMEVQVAGGAAGEDRVQAVCSEENGWLFCGIYDGFNGRDAADFLACTLYDTIISYFNMLYLDLESDSIKASNSLDLGGSSQYELDERQSRSQKSFSHAILDSLQRALNQVENDFLYMVEQEMEDRPDLVSVGSCVLLALLHGENLYTLNLGDSRAVLATCSMDGGMSGKERRMKAIQLTDIHTVDNGAERAQLLAGHPDDPKAIVAGKVKGKLKVTRAFGVGYLKKKILNDALMGILRVRDLISPPYISIQPSLNVHRISSSDQFAIVASDGLFDFFSNDEAVELAESYILSNPFGDPAKFLVEQLIARAADSAGFSTEELMNVPAGRRRKYHDDVTVIVIILGMNQRTSKASTCI, encoded by the exons ATGCTTGGTCCTGAAACAGAACTTAAGATAAGTTTTGGCTACCAATGCAATGGCATTGCAGATATCTCGTGCAAGTCTATCAACGGCTACAAAATCCTTCCTTATTTCCCTAGAACAAGCAGTTTCTCTTGCTTGTCTGGTGCTGCCGTTAGCGCAAATGCTACACTTGCCAACACAAACATCTGCAATGGTGTGATAGGGGAAGAAATCCTTCCTAGTTTGGACTCTCCTAAATCGTTTCGTAAGATACCCTCTTCGCCAAGTCTTTCGAAGTTGGACATACTATCATCTTCTCTCCATGGTAGTTTCTCAAACCTCAGTTGCAGTCCATCCACACAAAGTGATATGTTTGATTATGACGCTTGTATGGTGAGTGCTCCTTGCAAAAGTGAAGGATTTCTCAATGCTATGGAAGTACAAGTAGCAGGGGGAGCTGCTGGTGAAGATAGAGTTCAAGCAGTTTGTTCTGAAGAAAATGGCTGGCTCTTTTGTGGAATTTATGATGGCTTTAATGGCAGGGATGCAGCTGACTTTCTGGCCTGTACCCTTTACGACACTATCATATCTTATTTTAATATGCTGTATTTGGATTTGGAATCAGATTCTATCAAAGCTTCCAACAGTCTTGATTTGGGTGGATCATCTCAATATGAGTTGGATGAGCGTCAATCTCGTTCTCAGAAATCATTTTCACATGCTATTCTTGATAGCCTCCAACGTGCTCTCAATCAGGTTGAGAATGATTTCTTGTACATGGTTGAGCAGGAAATGGAGGACCGTCCGGATTTAGTTTCTGTCGGatcttgtgttttacttgcactTCTTCATGGGGAAAATTTGTATACACTTAATCTTGGTGACAGCAGAGCAGTATTGGCAACGTGCAGTATGGATGGCGGAATGAGTGGCAAAGAGAGAAGAATGAAAGCTATCCAGCTTACTGATATTCATACTGTTGACAATGGAGCCGAAAGAGCTCAACTTCTTGCTGGTCACCCTGATGATCCCAAGGCCATCGTAGCTGGGAAAGTGAAAGGAAAATTGAAGGTTACTCGCGCTTTTGGAGTTGGCTACTTGAAAAAG AAAATTCTGAATGATGCATTGATGGGAATTCTTCGAGTGCGTGATCTCATAAGCCCACCATACATTTCCATTCAACCGTCACTAAATGTGCATAGAATCTCAAGTTCCGATCAATTTGCTATAGTTGCGAGTGATGGTTTGTTCGATTTCTTCAGCAATGATGAAGCAGTAGAGCTTGCAGAGTCTTACATCCTAAGCAATCCATTTGGTGATCCAGCAAAATTCCTTGTTGAGCAACTTATAGCAAGAGCTGCTGATTCTGCAG GTTTTAGCACGGAAGAGTTGATGAATGTTCCGGCCGGGAGGAGGAGGAAGTACCATGATGATGTGACCGTGATTGTCATCATCCTTGGGATGAATCAACGGACGTCAAAGGCATCAACTTGCATCTAA